One region of Candidatus Thermoplasmatota archaeon genomic DNA includes:
- a CDS encoding choice-of-anchor L domain-containing protein, whose translation MRKAFNKKIWLITTTIILLSNLFIVYQTEKVSAGSYDGRDLALAILSNQSVLVSSSYSDKDLSDHRQGKVLSSLGIMAPTNGQTFALLSTGIAGAVPVTTNTVNPGEERGSWFAGGKYGSPRDQATLTMTLKVPPYMHYLYYDVQFFSVEVPEYKGSQYNDKFTATVNSPSKGITTYVIDINSGDFVLNSRDIPGTGFDVFATSGNPDGVDWVDTTPRTPGADGGATALITRENPVSPHEEIIVTFDIIDVGDNQFDSAVFIDNLVFSGFAKTELIARKIAQDVNGGYLECGDTIRYTITISNIGTANQGDNPGNEFEDDIPINTTYVPGSATATSGTISYSNGKIIWNGGIPAQSSVALTFNVTVNQSLINGTIISNQGTIYWDSNEDGTNDATELTDDPAVDDGIDQDGDGETGDDDPTRVIVFAFEPPSVVTEDFSDDTPSGKASQSYYGRLWFETDKGKTGSVFEVAPSYHYSTAKSFKTKIRSSGGKRYWNYTLSQLNSDMIWWEAWFACGNTSEVSDMYLDFKNTAGDNIARIKFEYVHEGTSKPTDWVLKLYYMDPSSGWISLDSDFQGGYLYNGWYKIRIEKNGENNIKYYLYRSGVGLVRSKTAGRLSAPFSNFARVEWYNTKNPVVCPMFFWDEHRVGLIS comes from the coding sequence AATTTGGCTAATCACTACAACTATAATCTTATTGTCCAATTTATTCATAGTCTACCAAACAGAAAAAGTTAGCGCAGGATCATATGACGGCAGAGATCTAGCACTAGCAATTCTATCTAATCAATCTGTTCTTGTAAGTTCATCGTATAGTGATAAAGACCTTTCAGACCACAGACAAGGGAAAGTTCTTTCATCTCTAGGGATTATGGCTCCAACCAACGGCCAAACATTCGCGCTGCTTAGTACAGGTATAGCTGGTGCTGTTCCAGTAACCACAAATACAGTTAATCCTGGTGAGGAACGAGGGAGCTGGTTCGCTGGGGGAAAATATGGGAGCCCAAGAGACCAAGCTACATTAACAATGACCTTAAAAGTTCCACCATACATGCACTATCTGTATTATGATGTACAGTTTTTTAGTGTAGAGGTTCCTGAATATAAGGGAAGTCAATACAACGATAAATTCACAGCAACTGTAAATTCACCATCAAAAGGTATAACAACCTATGTGATTGATATCAACAGCGGAGACTTCGTATTAAATTCTAGGGATATACCTGGTACTGGCTTTGACGTTTTTGCTACAAGTGGTAACCCTGATGGTGTCGACTGGGTTGATACGACGCCAAGGACACCAGGTGCTGATGGTGGTGCAACAGCTCTCATTACGAGAGAAAACCCGGTTTCGCCACATGAGGAGATCATAGTGACTTTTGATATAATTGATGTTGGTGACAACCAGTTTGATAGTGCTGTCTTTATCGACAATTTAGTGTTTTCTGGTTTCGCAAAAACAGAATTAATAGCAAGAAAAATAGCCCAAGATGTAAATGGTGGATATCTGGAATGTGGTGACACGATAAGATACACTATCACAATTAGTAACATCGGGACAGCTAACCAAGGTGATAACCCTGGTAATGAGTTTGAGGATGATATACCAATTAACACAACATATGTACCTGGTTCAGCTACTGCAACATCAGGAACAATAAGTTATAGTAACGGGAAAATAATATGGAATGGTGGCATACCCGCGCAGAGTAGCGTCGCATTAACATTTAATGTAACTGTTAATCAGAGTCTAATAAATGGTACAATAATATCTAATCAAGGAACTATCTATTGGGATAGCAATGAGGATGGTACAAACGATGCAACTGAGCTAACAGATGACCCAGCGGTTGATGATGGCATTGACCAAGATGGAGACGGAGAAACAGGTGACGATGACCCAACTAGGGTAATAGTGTTTGCTTTTGAACCACCATCTGTGGTAACAGAGGATTTCTCAGATGATACGCCCAGTGGAAAAGCATCTCAATCATATTATGGACGTTTGTGGTTTGAGACAGACAAGGGAAAAACTGGTAGTGTTTTCGAAGTTGCACCAAGTTATCATTATTCAACAGCAAAATCTTTTAAAACAAAAATAAGGTCATCAGGTGGGAAACGATATTGGAATTATACTTTATCACAACTTAACAGTGATATGATATGGTGGGAGGCTTGGTTTGCCTGTGGTAACACTAGCGAGGTGTCAGATATGTATCTGGATTTCAAAAACACTGCAGGTGACAATATTGCGAGAATAAAATTTGAGTATGTCCACGAAGGAACATCGAAACCAACTGATTGGGTTCTAAAACTATATTATATGGATCCAAGTAGTGGGTGGATTAGTTTAGACTCTGATTTCCAAGGTGGTTATTTATACAACGGTTGGTATAAGATAAGGATAGAGAAAAATGGTGAAAATAATATCAAATACTATCTATATAGATCCGGCGTAGGGCTAGTTAGATCCAAAACAGCTGGACGATTAAGCGCACCGTTTTCAAATTTCGCAAGGGTTGAATGGTATAACACGAAGAACCCTGTTGTATGCCCAATGTTTTTCTGGGATGAGCACAGAGTAGGACTTATCTCATAG